The region CCGCAGGCAGTGGTCGTGAGGTGTGCCGCACCTGGGCGAAGCAGGGCTGGCTCGTGCAGCAGATCGACGACGACGTCGAGGTCTACCGCCTCTCAGCGCACGCGGTGGAGGCGCTCGAGATCACGGGCCGCACGGGCGGCGGACGCACCAGGGTCTCGAACTCGCGTGTGCGCACCCTGCTCGACGCCGTCGAGCGGCTCGCTGACGAGGCCGAGGGCGATCCCGTCAAGCGCATCGCCCGCCTGACGGCCGAGCGCGATGCCCTCGACGCCGAGATCCTGCGGGTTCAGGCGAACGGCACGGTTCCCGTCGACGACGAGGAGCTGTACGAAGAGGCCGAGAACATCCTGCATCTCGCGCGCGAGCTGCCCGCCGACTTCACGCGTGTCGCCGAGTCGCTCAAGGCCATGCAGCGCGATGTCGTCGCACATCTGCGCCGCGACGAGCGCCCGACGGGTGAGGTGCTGCGCGAGTACCTGCAGCGCGCCAAAGACGTCATGCAGTCGACGCCCGAAGGCCGCGCGTTCGCCGGGGCGCTGCGCCTGATCGGCGACCCCGAGCGCATCGACGCTCTCGCCGAGCAACTGCACGACCTGCTCGCGCACCCCTTCGCGCGCCACCTCGACAGCACGCAGCGGGCGGAGTTCGACGCGATCGGCCGCCGGGTCGAGCTCGGGGTCGAAGAGGTGCTCGCGGCTCAGCGCCGCGCCTCGCACGTGATCACGGGCCAGGTGAAGACGCACGACCCACTGCGGGACAGGCAGATCGACGACCTGCTGCGCGACGTCATCTCCGGTCTGCATCACTGGGCGCAGACTGCGCCGTCGAACGCGATGGTCGACCCGGTGCGCAGCCTGCCGCTGATCGACCTCGGCCGACTGCGCCAGACGGTCGGCGACGTGCGCCCGCCCGGCGCGCCGGCGCCGCTGACCGATGCCGACGATGTCGAGTACCTCGAGGCCGATTCGCGTTCGTGGGGCGGGCCGCGGTACGCCGAGCTCGAGGCGTACGTCGAGGGCCTCGGGCAGGAGTTCGACCTGGGGGATGCCTTCGCCGGCGCCCCCGATGACACGCGGCGCCCCGTCGACCTCGTCGGTCTGCTCGAGATCGCGCACCGCAACGGCATGAACGAGACCGACGGTCTGTCGACCGTCGAGACGCTGCGCCCCGACGGCACCGTGAGACGCTTCGCATTCGTCTCGGCGACCGCCCGCGCGGCTGAGGAGGATCACGATGACTGACCAGGCTCTCGACAGCGGTGCGGTGGAGACCGCAGAGCAGCCGGACGCCGAGCCGGAGGCCCCGTTCATCGCGCCGGTCGCGATGGAGGACGACCTCGATGAGCTGTTCCCTGGCGACCGCGGCACGCTCGATGCCGAGGTGCGCCGGGTGCTCGTGCACGTGCTCCAGCGCCGTTTCCTCAGTGCCGACAGCCGCGCCGAGTGGGCGCTGCTGCTCGAGCATCAGCAGCTGATCGAGTCGCGGATGCACGACCTGTACCTGCGCCTGGTCGTCGACCTCGGACGGGGTGTGGCCTACAAGCAGCAGGTGCGCTCCGACGAGTTCGAGGTGCCGGTCCTGTTGAAGGATGCCCCGTACAACCGCACCGAGACCCTCGTGCTCGTGCATCTGCGCACCGTGTTCCAGCGCGAGTCGGCGGCGGGCGAGCCTGCGCCGCGTATCGACGTCGAGGACGTCGAGCAGACCGTGCTCAGCTACCTGACCGAAGCCGACGGAAGCACCGCACGCCAGCAGAAGGCGATCCGCGCGGCGCTCGATCGCCTTGACCGCGAGGGCGTGATCGACGAGGAGACCCTCGGCCGCTACCGCATCAGCCCGCTGGTCGAGGTGGTGCTGAGCGCAGAGAAGCTCGCCGAGCTGCGCGCGTGGCTGCGTGAGCAGGCGTCGCGGCAGGCCGCACACGCCGAGAAGGCTCAGAAGGAGGCAGCGCTGTGACGATGCTCGACACGCTCTTCGGGCTGATCCCCGCGGAGTCCCGTGGCCAGCAGTGGGTCGCCGAGGACCTGCAGCTGATCAACTGGGGAGGGTACGACGGCGGCCCGCACCGGGTGCGGTTCTCGCCCAACGCGACCATGCTGTGCGGTGGCTCCGGTTCGGGCAAGTCGACCCTGATGGATGCCTACATCGCCCTGATGATGCCGCACACGACGCCCTTCAACGGCGCATCGAACGGCGGTATCACAGGTCGCCCGCGCGGCGACGAGCAGCGCAACATCCTCTCGTACGGTCGCGGCAAGATCGACGAGTCGCGGACCGACGAGGGCACCAAGCTGCGCGTGCTGCGCGGCGACGGCGAAGACACCTGGACGGCTATCGCCATGACGTGGCTCGACCACGACGGCTCGCGCTTCACGGCGCTGCGCGCCTGGTACATCCCGGCCGGCGCACGCATCCTCGAAGACACCGTGCGCGTTCGCGCGACCGCCGACGGTTTCTTCGATCTCGCCCGGCTCGAAGAGGCTGCAGCGCACCGGCTCGCGGATTCCTCCCTTCGCTCACTCGGCCTCGACACGCTCGCGACCGACCGCGAGTTCTCGGCCCGCCTGCATGCCGTGCTGGGCATCGGCGCCGCGGGTTCGGGCGCGAAGGCGATGAGCCTGCTCGCGCGCATTCAGGCCGGCCAGCAGATCACCACGGTCGACGACCTCTACAAGCGGCTGGTTCTCGAAGAGCCGGAGACGATGGCGACGGCGGATGCCGTGGTCGCGCACTTCGATGAGCTCGAGAGCACACGCACAAGCATGATCACCGCACGGCAGCAGGTGAACGCGCTCGAACCGATCCAGGGCATCCAGGACCGCATCGCCGCAGCTGCCGAGCAGGTGAGGCTGATCGACCAGGTGGGCGACTTCGCGTCGCCGGACTCGCGCGCCACGCTGTGGCGGGCCGAGCGCCGCCTCGATCTGCTGCGCGAGGTCGAGGCTGAGCTGCGCGATCGCACGCACGCGCTCGATCTGACCCTGCGCGAGAAGAAGGCCCTGGTCGACGCGGCGGAGGCCGAGCGCGACGGCCTTCTCGACCTGCTGCGGCAGTCGGGCGGCGACCGTCTCGAGACCGCACAGCGCGAACTGCGCACGGTCGAGCGACGCCTCGCCGAGGTGCAGCGTGAGCGCGACCGCTTCGACAGCGTGCTGCGCGAACTCGGCCTGTCGGCATCGACGGCCGAGGAGTTCGCCGAGGTGCAGGCGGCTGCGCGGGCGGCCCAGTCCGAGGCATCCGCTCGCCGCGAGGCGCGAGCGACGTTCGCAGAGGCGGAAGCGGCTCGGCAGGCACTCGCGAAGCGCCGCCGCGAGCTGGCTGAGGAGCGCGCCGAGGCCGACCGTCTGCGCGGCAGCATCCCCGCTCCTCTCGACCGGGCCCGTGCGCTGCTGGCGGAGGCCGCCGGTCTCGACGCCGACGATCTGCCGTTCGTCGGCGAGCTGATCGAGGTGCGCACCGAGTTCGAGCCATGGCGCGAGGCATTCAACCTCGCCCTCGGCGGCTTTGCCACGACGCTGCTCATCGACGATGCCCACCTCGCTCGTTTCCGTGCCGCCATCGACAAGGTGCGCCTGCCGATCCGGCTGCGGTACGAGGGCGTCCAGACCGGCCTCGCGGAGTCGGCCAGCGCTGACGCGCGCACCCTTCCCGGCCGTCTCGACCACCGCTCGACGCCGTTCACGGGCTGGCTGCAGCAGCGTCTCGACGAGCGCTTCGGCTTCGTCTGCGTCGATTCGTCGGCGCAGCTGTCTGCGCACACGATGGCGCTGACGATCGCGGGGCAGATGTCGCAGGGCAGCCGCGGCGCGCACGGCGGGCACGGCCGCGAGAACTTTCTCGGCTTCTCGAACGAGCGTCGCCTGCGTACGCTCGACGAGCAGGCCGCCGCGCTCGAGGCCGAGGTGTCGGCGGCGACCGCCGCGGTGACGGAGGCGGAGGTGGCGATGGATGCCATCGAGCAGCGCTCGACGGCCTTCGCGATGATCCATGACCTGACCTGGGAGCAGATCGACGTGGCCTCGCCGGCAGCGGAGGTCGAGCGGTGGGCGGCCGTCGAGGCCGAGGTCACGACCGCGAATCCCGAGATCGCCGATCTGCGCGAGCGTGCCGAGACACTCAAGGTGCGAGCAGCGGTGCTGCGGGACGAGATCGGGGCGATCGGCGCGCAGCGTGCCGAGACCCAGGAGCGCTGGGGCGCCGTGACCGACGACGTCGATGACTGCCAGCGGGTGGTCGACGATGCGTCCGACATGTCGGTGGATGCCGCTCAGGCCGCGTTCCTCGATGAGCGGTTCA is a window of Microbacterium esteraromaticum DNA encoding:
- a CDS encoding DUF3375 family protein, whose amino-acid sequence is MTGARAEAAYSRSLAAFRTPTLGLLHGRQAPFVIAALSMLFSAERPSVPVADAHAEVAEALDELRSAGHDDDDRRIPAGSGREVCRTWAKQGWLVQQIDDDVEVYRLSAHAVEALEITGRTGGGRTRVSNSRVRTLLDAVERLADEAEGDPVKRIARLTAERDALDAEILRVQANGTVPVDDEELYEEAENILHLARELPADFTRVAESLKAMQRDVVAHLRRDERPTGEVLREYLQRAKDVMQSTPEGRAFAGALRLIGDPERIDALAEQLHDLLAHPFARHLDSTQRAEFDAIGRRVELGVEEVLAAQRRASHVITGQVKTHDPLRDRQIDDLLRDVISGLHHWAQTAPSNAMVDPVRSLPLIDLGRLRQTVGDVRPPGAPAPLTDADDVEYLEADSRSWGGPRYAELEAYVEGLGQEFDLGDAFAGAPDDTRRPVDLVGLLEIAHRNGMNETDGLSTVETLRPDGTVRRFAFVSATARAAEEDHDD
- a CDS encoding DUF4194 domain-containing protein, with product MTDQALDSGAVETAEQPDAEPEAPFIAPVAMEDDLDELFPGDRGTLDAEVRRVLVHVLQRRFLSADSRAEWALLLEHQQLIESRMHDLYLRLVVDLGRGVAYKQQVRSDEFEVPVLLKDAPYNRTETLVLVHLRTVFQRESAAGEPAPRIDVEDVEQTVLSYLTEADGSTARQQKAIRAALDRLDREGVIDEETLGRYRISPLVEVVLSAEKLAELRAWLREQASRQAAHAEKAQKEAAL
- a CDS encoding SbcC/MukB-like Walker B domain-containing protein — encoded protein: MTMLDTLFGLIPAESRGQQWVAEDLQLINWGGYDGGPHRVRFSPNATMLCGGSGSGKSTLMDAYIALMMPHTTPFNGASNGGITGRPRGDEQRNILSYGRGKIDESRTDEGTKLRVLRGDGEDTWTAIAMTWLDHDGSRFTALRAWYIPAGARILEDTVRVRATADGFFDLARLEEAAAHRLADSSLRSLGLDTLATDREFSARLHAVLGIGAAGSGAKAMSLLARIQAGQQITTVDDLYKRLVLEEPETMATADAVVAHFDELESTRTSMITARQQVNALEPIQGIQDRIAAAAEQVRLIDQVGDFASPDSRATLWRAERRLDLLREVEAELRDRTHALDLTLREKKALVDAAEAERDGLLDLLRQSGGDRLETAQRELRTVERRLAEVQRERDRFDSVLRELGLSASTAEEFAEVQAAARAAQSEASARREARATFAEAEAARQALAKRRRELAEERAEADRLRGSIPAPLDRARALLAEAAGLDADDLPFVGELIEVRTEFEPWREAFNLALGGFATTLLIDDAHLARFRAAIDKVRLPIRLRYEGVQTGLAESASADARTLPGRLDHRSTPFTGWLQQRLDERFGFVCVDSSAQLSAHTMALTIAGQMSQGSRGAHGGHGRENFLGFSNERRLRTLDEQAAALEAEVSAATAAVTEAEVAMDAIEQRSTAFAMIHDLTWEQIDVASPAAEVERWAAVEAEVTTANPEIADLRERAETLKVRAAVLRDEIGAIGAQRAETQERWGAVTDDVDDCQRVVDDASDMSVDAAQAAFLDERFMLSAPGDGDGLSASDRLARLDLALKSAAARLAADRRAAEEAYDEQRERMRQLMSSFLERWPNLNLLPDPDASVGEFLGILEALRTNGLHELEGEWRDSLLKLSGNDLTSLDSTLSRSVREIKERIEPINSIMRELPFYDDQHRLQISPRENQSEARKRFRRDLREVRGLIEAASTDDEREHAYRRMSRLIGRMRRTAPDFAELIDVRNHVRVSAERVLAATGEHVALYDHIGEKSGGESQELVAFIVGAALRYQLGDAGASRPRYAPVFMDEALIKADAHFTKRAIGAWRGLGFQLVIGAPNDKYSAIEPHVDVEYTILKDTRGRSWAKPKVAVGD